One Ornithinicoccus hortensis genomic window, CTGCGCCCGATGATCAGCAAGAACGCCAGCAGGCCGCCGGTCACGTGCAAGCCGTGGAATCCGGTGGTCATGTAGAAGACCGAGCCGTAACCGTCGGAGGCGAGGGTCACGCCCTCACGGATCAGCTCGGCATACTCCCAGACCTGTCCGGCGACGAAGATCGCGCCGAAGATGTAGGTCAGGACGAACCATTCACGCATCCCCCAACTGCCGATCTGCCACAGCTTGCCGCTGCGGGAGGGCTTGCGGGCCTCGGCCTTGAACACGCCCAACTGGCACCAGATCGAGGAGATGACCAGGATCGAAGTGTTGGTGAGGGCGAACGGGAAGTTCAACATCGAGGTGCGCTCGGCCCACAGGTCGGGGGAGACCGCGCGGATGGTGAAGTACATCGCGAAGAGGCCAGCGAAGAACATGATCTCGCTGCCCAACCACACGATGGTGCCCACCGCCGTCATGTTCGGCCGAGAGACCGGTCCGTGCCCTAGGGACATCCCCGCGGCCGCGGGGTCTGCTGTCGCTGCTGGAGTACTCGCCACGTCGGCCATTATGTCCTAAAGCAATCCGTCGTGGGCACCGACCCTCCGGGGTGAATGTGGACCCTGGCCGGGCTGGGTACGATCAGGGCATGACCGTTGCGACGACCGCCGACCAGGCCTCCGGAATTCGCCGGATCACCGTGCTGCTCTACAGCGACGACCGCGCCACCCGTGACGCCGTCCGGCTGGGGGTCGGAAGTACCCCGAGCAGGGACGTCCACGTCGAGCGGTGGCTCGAGTGCGCAACCCCCGACGCGGTGCTGCAGGCGGTGCAGGACGGGGGCTTCGACGTGCTCGTGCTCGACGGGGAGGCCACGCCCTACGGGGGTCTCGGGCTGTGCCGTCAGTTGAAGAACGAGATCCACGACTGCCCGCCGGTGCTCGTGCTCACCGGCCGGGCCGACGACGGGTGGTTGGCGGCCTGGTCCCAGGCGGAGGCCGTCGTCCCGCACCCGCTGGACCCGGCCGCCCTGGCCGGTGCCGTCGCCCGGCTCGTCACCCGGTGAACGGGCAGCCGGCCACGACCTGGCCGGACGTCTTCACCCACCTGCTGGCCGGGGAGGACCTCTCCGCCGAGGCCGCCGCGTGGGCGATGGACCAGGTGATGCGCGGCGAGGCCTCGCCGACCCAGTTGAGCGCCTTCCTCGTGGCGCTGCGCGCCAAGGGGGAGTCCGTCGCCGAGATGCGCGGCCTGGCCGACATGATGCTCGCCCACGCGCTGCGCTTCGAGGTCGAGGGTCCGGCCCTGGACATCGTCGGCACCGGTGGCGACCGCGCGCACACCGTGAACATCTCGACGATGTCCTCCATCGTGGCCAACGGCGCCGGGGTCCGCGTCGTCAAGCACGGCAACCGGGCGGCATCGTCCAAGTCCGGCTCCGCCGACGTGCTGGAGGCGTTGGGGGTCAGCCTCGACCTGTCACCCGAGGCGGTGCACGAGACCTTCCGCCGGTGCGGCATCACGTTCTGCTTCGCGATGACCTTCCACCCCTCGTTCCGGCACTCCGGCGTGGTGCGTCGGGAACTGGGCATCCCGACCGCCTTCAACTTCCTCGGTCCGCTCACCAACCCGGCCCAGCCGCGGTACGGGGCGATCGGGGTGGCCAACGACCGGATGGCGCCGCTGCTGGCCGGTGTGCTGGCCGACCGCGGTCAGGTGGCCGCCGTCTTCCGGGGGGATGACGGGCTCGACGAGATCACCACGACCACGACCACGACCGTCTGGTGGGTTCAGGACGGTCAGGTCCACCAGTTCACCCTCGACCCGGAGCGACTGGGTGTCCCGCGGCACCCGATCGAGGCGCTGCGTGGTGACGACGCGGCGTTCAACGCCGGGGTGGCCCGGGACCTGCTCGCCGGCAAGACGGGCGCCGTCCGCGACGCGGTGCTGCTCAATGCCGGGACGGCGCTGGCGGTCGTGCAGGCGGGGGAGGACTCTCGGGTGCCTACCTCGGAGGAGGAGTTCCACGCCTCCGTGCGGGCGGGGATGGAGCGGGCGGCCGCGGCGATCGACGACGGCTCCGCGCAACGCGCCCTGGACGGCTGGGTCGCCGCGACCGCGGGCTGACCCCGGTCGGCCACCGCGGGCTGACCGCGTGTCCGGGTCCGGGGTCAGTCCCCGTCTTCCAGGCCCAGGGCGAAGCCCGCCTCGAGGTCCTGGTCCGAGTAGGTGCGGAACGCGATGTGCGTGCTCGTCTCCAGCACGCCGGGCACCTTGTTCAGCTGGTCGGCGATCACCGTGTGGAAGTCCTCGTGTCGGGCCACCCGGGCCACGGCGATGAGGTCGATCTCACCGGTCACCGAGTAGACCTCGCTGATCCCGTCGATGGCCACGATCTCGGCGGCTACCTCCGGGATACGGGCTACGTCGGCCTTGATCATCACGATGGCGGAAATCACGTCTCCACCTTAGCGGTGCGCTCTGCCGCATCGGCGCGCAGCGCCCCCGGTGGACGCTCCAGCGGCCGCTGCCCGGACAGGGCTGCATGCTCCCGGTCGCGGTCGAACCCACCCCAGGTCCGCGACATCGGCTCCAACTGTGCCCTGGTCTGGCCGGCGCCGCCGACCGGGCAGGTCCAGGAGCCGCCCTGCAGGTCGACCAGCCGGGTGCCGGGCGTCTCCAGCCAGCGCAGGATCTGCTCGGTCTCCTCCGGGAACGCTGCCGGGGTCGGTCCCTCCGGGGCGGCCACCACCTCGGCGGTGGCCCGCAACGCCGCGATGAACGGCACCGGGTCGGCGCCCCGCGGCGTGACCGTGGTCGCTGCCAGACGGCCGTAGCGGACGCAGACGACCTCCCAGCCCCCCGCCTCGCTGCGTCGCGCGGCCACCAGTTCCGGTGTCTTCGCCAGTGGGGCCATCCGCTGGCTGCGGGCGGCAGCCCGGACCAGGGCCAGCATCCGGTCCCGCAGCGCCCGGGCGTCCTCGAAGCGCTCCTGCGCCGACAGTGCATCGAGCCGGGCGCGCAGGGCCTGGACCACCTCGCGCCCGTCACCGACCAGCACCTTGGCGGCACGCTCGGCGACCGCTGCGTAGTCGGACACGTCCTGGCCGCCGATGCAGGGAGCGCCACACCGGCCCATCTCCGCGAGCACGCAGGCGCTGGTGCCGGGCTTCGCGGACAGGCGCTGGCTGCACTGGCGCAGCGGGACCACCTCGTGCACGGCGGTGATCGCCTGCTCGGCGCTCTTGCGCGAGCCGAACGGGCCGGCGTAGTGCGCGCCGTCGTCCTTGACCCGGCGCACGATGCTCAGGCGGGGGAAGGGCTCGACGGTCAACTTGACCCACAGCGCCTTTTCGGGCTGGCGGGAGCGCCGGTTGTAGCGCGGTTTGTGCTGGGCGATCAACCGGAGCTCCCGGACCTGGGCCTCCAACCGGGTGGCGCACACGATCGGGGTGATCGACTCGGCGATGCCGACCATCTCGGCCATCCGGCGTCTGGTCTCCGAGGCGGTGAAGTAGGAGCGGGTGCGGCGGCGTATGTCCCCGGCGGTCCCGACGTACAGCGGCTCCCCACGGCGGTCCTTGAAGACGTACACGCCAGGGGCGGACGGCATCGCGTCGGCGAGGAAGCGCTTGCGCCGTTGCGCCGGCGTCACCCTGCTGGAGTAGCTCTGCAGCTCCTCCAGGGTGTGCACGCCCAGGTTGCCGACGCGCTCGATGAGGCCGTGCAAGACGTCCACGGTCGCGCGGGCGTCCTGGAGCGCCCGGTGGTTGGGCACCGTCTGTGCGCCGAACAGGGTGGCCAGGCTGGAGAGCTTGTGGTTGGGCGCCTCGTCCCGGTGCACCAGCTGACGGGCCAGACGGACCGTGTCCAGCACCGGGAAGCCCGGCCAGGGGTGCCCGGCGTGGGCAGCGGCCGACTTGAGGAAGGAGACGTCGAAGCCGGCGTTGTGTGCCACGAGCACCGATCCCGCGGCGAACTCCAGGAAGGACGGGAGCACGGACTCGATCCGCGGGGCCCCGGCGACCATCTGGTTGCTGATGCCGGTGAGGACGGTGATGAACGGGGGGATCGGCGCGGTCGGCCGCACCAGCGTCTGGAACTCGCCCAGCACCTCGCCCCCGCGGACCTTGACCGCGCCGATCTCGGTGATGTCGCACTCGGCGGCGGAACCACCCGTGGTCTCCAGGTCGACCACCACGAAGGTGACGTCGGACAGGGCGAACCCGAGGTCCTCGAACGTCTCCTGCACCATCTGCATGACCCCGACGTTAGGACGCGGGTCCGACAGAGCGGCGCCGACAGGCCGGGCCCGGGGGAGGTCGCCGGCCGTCACCGCACCCCTTGCCCGCCGCCGGAGCGGTCGGAGGACCCGAGGTAGAACAGGAGTGTCAGACCTCCCCTCTAGCGTCGTCGGCGCAAGGTCAGCAGACGGCAGGACAACGGAGGTGAGGACCAGATGACGACGATCGACTGCGACACGTGTCCGGTGCGCGGGCGGCACTGCGGTGACTGCTTCGTGCCGGTGCTGGGAAAGATCTGGATGGCCGAGGAGGCGATCGGGCGCCGGCCCGCGTCTCCCGGCGGCGAGGACGCTCCGCGGCAGGTGTTGACCGGACCCGGACCGCTCGACCGCGCCGAGATGACGGCGGTCGGTGCCTTCGTCCGCGCAGGGTTGCTCACGCCGCGCGCGGCCGAGGGCCTGCGGGCCGTTCCGGACGGTGCCCGGGGTTTGGCAAGACAGATCGGGTGAGGACGTGCGCGGCGTAGCCTCGGGTCATGACCGCAGGCCGCCGCGCGCGCACCGGTGCGCGCAGCCCGTGGTGGTCAGCCGCCGTGGCCTGTGCCCTCTGCGGTGTGGTGCTCGCCGGGTGCGGTGGGACCCACCCCGCGCCCGGGGACGGGTCCACGAGTAGCCCGTCCATGGACAATCCGTCGACCGAGGTCGAGTCGACCGACCAGGTCGTGGTGGAGAGCCGGGTCGGACCGGCCCGCACCTCGGCCTACGAGGACATGGCGGTCCTGGCGCTCGCCGAGGTCGAGGGCCTCTGGGGGTCCGGGGCCGTGGCCCGCCCGGTGCGTCTGGTCCTGCCCGCCGACGGTGCCGCCTTCGCCGGCCTGACCGGCCACGCCGAGGACGAGTCCGAGGTGCCGGCCAGCACGGTGGGCTCGGGCCCACGGGCCCGGGTCGTGATCCACCCGGACGCCTGGGACCGGCTGTCCCCGGCCGGGCGACAGGCGGTGCTTACCCATGAGGTCACCCACCTGGCCATGCAGG contains:
- a CDS encoding response regulator transcription factor; this translates as MTVATTADQASGIRRITVLLYSDDRATRDAVRLGVGSTPSRDVHVERWLECATPDAVLQAVQDGGFDVLVLDGEATPYGGLGLCRQLKNEIHDCPPVLVLTGRADDGWLAAWSQAEAVVPHPLDPAALAGAVARLVTR
- a CDS encoding DEDD exonuclease domain-containing protein; the encoded protein is MQMVQETFEDLGFALSDVTFVVVDLETTGGSAAECDITEIGAVKVRGGEVLGEFQTLVRPTAPIPPFITVLTGISNQMVAGAPRIESVLPSFLEFAAGSVLVAHNAGFDVSFLKSAAAHAGHPWPGFPVLDTVRLARQLVHRDEAPNHKLSSLATLFGAQTVPNHRALQDARATVDVLHGLIERVGNLGVHTLEELQSYSSRVTPAQRRKRFLADAMPSAPGVYVFKDRRGEPLYVGTAGDIRRRTRSYFTASETRRRMAEMVGIAESITPIVCATRLEAQVRELRLIAQHKPRYNRRSRQPEKALWVKLTVEPFPRLSIVRRVKDDGAHYAGPFGSRKSAEQAITAVHEVVPLRQCSQRLSAKPGTSACVLAEMGRCGAPCIGGQDVSDYAAVAERAAKVLVGDGREVVQALRARLDALSAQERFEDARALRDRMLALVRAAARSQRMAPLAKTPELVAARRSEAGGWEVVCVRYGRLAATTVTPRGADPVPFIAALRATAEVVAAPEGPTPAAFPEETEQILRWLETPGTRLVDLQGGSWTCPVGGAGQTRAQLEPMSRTWGGFDRDREHAALSGQRPLERPPGALRADAAERTAKVET
- a CDS encoding cytochrome c oxidase subunit 3; amino-acid sequence: MADVASTPAATADPAAAGMSLGHGPVSRPNMTAVGTIVWLGSEIMFFAGLFAMYFTIRAVSPDLWAERTSMLNFPFALTNTSILVISSIWCQLGVFKAEARKPSRSGKLWQIGSWGMREWFVLTYIFGAIFVAGQVWEYAELIREGVTLASDGYGSVFYMTTGFHGLHVTGGLLAFLLIIGRSFTAKRYTHAQETGAIVVSYYWHFVDVVWIALFLTIYVVK
- the trpD gene encoding anthranilate phosphoribosyltransferase, with the translated sequence MNGQPATTWPDVFTHLLAGEDLSAEAAAWAMDQVMRGEASPTQLSAFLVALRAKGESVAEMRGLADMMLAHALRFEVEGPALDIVGTGGDRAHTVNISTMSSIVANGAGVRVVKHGNRAASSKSGSADVLEALGVSLDLSPEAVHETFRRCGITFCFAMTFHPSFRHSGVVRRELGIPTAFNFLGPLTNPAQPRYGAIGVANDRMAPLLAGVLADRGQVAAVFRGDDGLDEITTTTTTTVWWVQDGQVHQFTLDPERLGVPRHPIEALRGDDAAFNAGVARDLLAGKTGAVRDAVLLNAGTALAVVQAGEDSRVPTSEEEFHASVRAGMERAAAAIDDGSAQRALDGWVAATAG
- a CDS encoding Lrp/AsnC family transcriptional regulator, coding for MISAIVMIKADVARIPEVAAEIVAIDGISEVYSVTGEIDLIAVARVARHEDFHTVIADQLNKVPGVLETSTHIAFRTYSDQDLEAGFALGLEDGD